A portion of the Micromonospora tarapacensis genome contains these proteins:
- a CDS encoding pectate lyase family protein: MLAIVKRRLTRRLAALAATALALPAAAVAVTVAPAAAATVDTGAYYVFVNRHSGKAMDLWNWSTADGGEIRQFTRTDGTNQQFQFVDVGSGYYQLRNRHSGKVVTVPNSNDGVQVTQVTASSDTRQHWRLADSANGDVRFVNRHSNKALDLWAWSTADGAMISQYADLDGANQRWQPVRLGGGPTPTPPPNPGPQTGLVGWATQNGGTTGGGNAGTTTVTNASALTSALGSSSAAVIRVSGTINCSGMLRVRSNKTILGNSGATIAGCGFNINGDRNVIIRNLTFRNWDDDAINVQESATNIWIDHNTFTAGYDGAVDIKRGSDFITVSWNRVYGHDKSMLLGHSDGNASQDVGHLRVSYHHNWFDGSNQRHPRVRFGNPVHVYNNYYSNVRGYGVASTMNAGVLVEGNYFENTPDPYHLGEGSSGPGSLVARNNHFVNSGSGQTGGSVAGIPYSYTLDTPSTVKSIVTGGAGAGRISV; the protein is encoded by the coding sequence GTGCTTGCAATCGTCAAGCGTCGCCTGACGCGACGGCTGGCGGCGCTCGCCGCGACGGCGCTCGCGCTGCCCGCGGCGGCCGTCGCGGTGACCGTCGCCCCGGCCGCCGCGGCGACCGTCGACACCGGCGCCTACTACGTGTTCGTCAACCGACACAGCGGCAAGGCGATGGACCTGTGGAACTGGTCCACCGCCGACGGCGGCGAGATCCGCCAGTTCACCCGCACCGACGGCACCAACCAGCAGTTCCAGTTCGTCGACGTGGGCAGCGGCTACTACCAACTGCGCAACCGGCACTCCGGCAAGGTCGTCACCGTGCCCAACTCGAACGACGGGGTGCAGGTCACCCAGGTCACGGCGAGCAGCGACACCAGACAGCACTGGCGGCTCGCGGACTCGGCCAACGGCGACGTGCGGTTCGTCAACCGGCACAGCAACAAGGCCCTCGACCTGTGGGCATGGTCCACGGCCGACGGTGCGATGATCTCCCAGTACGCCGACCTGGACGGCGCCAACCAGCGGTGGCAACCGGTGCGGCTGGGCGGCGGCCCCACTCCCACGCCCCCGCCCAACCCGGGCCCGCAGACCGGGCTGGTCGGCTGGGCCACCCAGAACGGCGGCACCACCGGCGGCGGCAACGCCGGCACCACCACCGTCACCAACGCCTCGGCGCTGACCAGCGCCCTGGGTTCCAGCAGCGCGGCGGTCATCCGGGTCTCCGGCACCATCAACTGCTCCGGCATGCTGCGGGTCCGCTCCAACAAGACCATCCTCGGCAACTCCGGAGCCACGATCGCCGGCTGCGGCTTCAACATCAACGGCGACCGCAACGTCATCATCCGGAACCTGACCTTCCGGAACTGGGACGACGACGCGATAAACGTCCAGGAGTCCGCCACCAACATCTGGATCGACCACAACACCTTCACCGCCGGCTACGACGGCGCGGTCGACATCAAGCGCGGCTCCGACTTCATCACCGTGTCGTGGAACCGCGTCTACGGCCACGACAAGTCGATGCTGCTCGGGCACAGCGACGGCAACGCCAGCCAGGACGTCGGCCACCTGCGGGTGTCGTACCACCACAACTGGTTCGACGGCAGCAACCAGCGCCACCCCCGGGTCCGCTTCGGTAACCCGGTGCACGTCTACAACAACTACTACAGCAACGTGCGCGGCTACGGCGTGGCGTCCACCATGAACGCCGGCGTGCTGGTCGAGGGCAACTACTTCGAGAACACCCCCGACCCGTACCACCTGGGTGAGGGCAGCTCCGGCCCGGGCTCCCTGGTGGCCCGCAACAACCACTTCGTCAACTCCGGCAGCGGACAGACCGGTGGCAGCGTCGCCGGCATCCCCTACTCGTACACCCTGGACACCCCGAGCACCGTCAAGTCGATCGTGACGGGCGGCGCGGGCGCCGGCCGAATCTCGGTCTGA
- a CDS encoding helix-turn-helix domain-containing protein — MSRPHRRDHNSVPIGRRVAELRARRGMSQQAFADRLGKSKSWVDKIERGVRRLDRYSVIREIADVLRLDPDLLLGPRQPPPAAPGLDGIDGVRAALARYHDRPRRTVTAQQASRQVAYAWMAYQHARYPQLLDALPALLDATHGTRSLLVSTYRITAAVLIKLDHPHLAWLAADRAVTTAVGGPTLTATATIAVTQALRALGHHHLALSTALSAADTADDPAVRGTLHLQAGLAAAGSGDRRNVHDLLDHAVALADQQISDTDPHHTGFGPAAVQVARFLAAHHLGDTTEAIHRHVHTVRSDGWGRLPPEHRAAHLIDAARAYLDTGDPAQAGQALLHADRIAPAEVRSRPAARTLLAQVIQRGPAAADVARLATIVGLIRQP; from the coding sequence ATGAGCCGTCCCCACCGGCGTGACCACAACTCCGTACCCATCGGGCGGCGGGTCGCCGAACTGCGGGCCCGCCGGGGGATGAGCCAGCAGGCGTTCGCCGACCGGCTCGGCAAGTCGAAAAGCTGGGTCGACAAGATCGAACGCGGCGTACGGCGGCTCGACCGCTACTCGGTCATCCGGGAGATCGCCGACGTGCTGCGCCTCGACCCGGATCTGCTCCTCGGCCCACGCCAACCCCCACCAGCCGCACCCGGCCTCGACGGCATCGACGGGGTTCGCGCCGCTCTCGCCCGCTACCACGACCGACCCCGGCGCACCGTCACGGCGCAGCAGGCCAGCCGGCAGGTCGCGTACGCCTGGATGGCCTACCAGCACGCCCGCTACCCGCAACTCCTCGACGCCCTACCCGCCCTGCTCGACGCCACCCACGGCACCCGGAGCCTGCTGGTATCCACCTACCGGATCACCGCCGCCGTCCTGATCAAACTCGACCACCCCCACCTCGCCTGGCTCGCCGCCGACCGCGCCGTCACCACCGCCGTCGGTGGTCCCACCCTCACCGCCACCGCCACGATCGCCGTCACCCAGGCGCTGCGCGCCCTCGGCCACCACCACCTCGCGCTGTCCACCGCCCTCAGCGCAGCGGACACCGCAGACGACCCTGCCGTACGCGGAACCCTGCACCTCCAAGCCGGACTCGCCGCCGCCGGCAGCGGTGACCGCCGCAACGTCCACGACCTGCTCGACCACGCCGTCGCCCTCGCCGACCAACAGATCAGCGACACCGACCCGCACCACACCGGCTTCGGACCTGCCGCTGTCCAGGTGGCCCGCTTCCTCGCCGCCCATCACCTCGGCGACACCACCGAAGCCATCCACCGCCACGTGCACACCGTCCGCAGCGACGGCTGGGGACGCCTACCCCCCGAACACCGCGCCGCCCACCTCATCGACGCCGCCCGCGCCTACCTCGACACCGGTGACCCCGCCCAGGCTGGGCAAGCCCTGCTGCACGCCGACCGCATCGCCCCCGCCGAGGTTCGCAGCCGCCCTGCCGCCCGTACCCTCCTCGCCCAGGTCATCCAGCGCGGACCCGCAGCGGCCGACGTCGCACGCCTGGCCACCATCGTCGGCCTGATCCGTCAACCCTGA
- a CDS encoding GntR family transcriptional regulator: MTNKEPPNYQRVVDDLRSRILSGELAPGDKLPTEKELQQRWGYSTTIVKHALTLLRSEGLIEGRRGSGNYVRDRSQLVRRSHSRDMRKRLGSTSPFARDSEAAGRQPGWESESEKILAMPQIAERLGIRPGDTVMHTRYRYLADGNPIQLADSYEPIAVTGGTQVEYPEQGPIIGVVARMDFIGVTIDRFIEEVTTRPATPAEITALDLDQRGGRWVIAIERTYYAGPTAVETADIVFPGDRYRLVYEIPVDPWSPDEETDLP; encoded by the coding sequence ATGACCAACAAGGAACCGCCGAACTACCAGCGCGTGGTGGACGACCTGCGCTCGCGGATCCTCTCTGGTGAACTGGCTCCGGGCGACAAGCTCCCCACCGAGAAGGAGCTACAACAGCGGTGGGGCTACTCCACCACGATCGTCAAGCACGCCCTCACCCTGCTGCGCAGCGAGGGGCTCATCGAGGGTCGACGCGGCTCCGGCAACTACGTACGCGACCGGAGTCAGCTCGTGCGTCGGTCCCACTCCCGAGACATGCGCAAGCGCCTCGGCAGCACATCGCCATTTGCGCGAGACAGCGAGGCAGCCGGGAGGCAACCGGGCTGGGAGTCGGAAAGCGAGAAGATCCTCGCGATGCCGCAAATCGCGGAACGACTCGGCATCCGACCTGGCGACACGGTGATGCACACCAGGTACCGATACCTCGCGGACGGCAATCCCATCCAGCTTGCCGACTCGTACGAGCCGATCGCCGTCACCGGCGGCACCCAGGTCGAGTACCCCGAGCAGGGGCCGATCATCGGCGTCGTCGCCCGGATGGACTTCATCGGCGTGACCATCGACCGGTTCATCGAAGAAGTGACCACGCGGCCGGCAACGCCTGCGGAGATCACCGCCCTCGACCTCGACCAGCGCGGCGGCCGATGGGTCATCGCGATCGAACGCACCTACTACGCCGGGCCGACCGCAGTCGAGACCGCCGACATCGTCTTCCCCGGTGACCGATACCGCCTCGTCTACGAGATACCCGTCGACCCCTGGTCGCCAGACGAGGAGACCGACCTGCCCTGA
- a CDS encoding DUF2277 domain-containing protein, with product MCRSIKTLREPYTPEVTDADVRAAALQYVRKISGFRAPAAHNAEAFDAAVATIAAATRTLLDELVVRGGSRPAAPAGN from the coding sequence ATGTGCCGCAGCATCAAGACCCTGCGTGAGCCGTACACCCCCGAGGTCACCGACGCGGACGTGCGGGCCGCGGCGTTGCAGTACGTCCGGAAGATCTCCGGTTTCCGGGCACCGGCGGCCCACAACGCCGAGGCGTTCGACGCGGCGGTGGCCACGATCGCCGCTGCCACCCGCACCCTGCTCGACGAGCTGGTGGTGCGCGGCGGCAGCCGACCCGCCGCCCCGGCCGGCAACTGA